Proteins found in one Aquibium microcysteis genomic segment:
- a CDS encoding transglycosylase domain-containing protein, with protein MAKRNRNVRIEPRFDDARPARSAGDLTASEEDRVVQPGRRAAPGGSKASRGTGRKPAAGRRRAPRRSGFSVFGLLRGGAYWALVASIWIGIAGAVMIAFYGARMPSATTWSVPDRPPNVRIVSADGQLLANRGMTGGEAIGLHEMSPHIPQAVIAIEDRRFYSHFGVDPIGLARAMAANLFEGRLVQGGSTLTQQLAKNLFLNADRTIERKVQEVLLSLWLEQKHTKAQILEMYLNRVYFGSGAYGVEAASRRYFGKSARDVTLSEAALLAGLLKAPSRLSPARDPKAAEARAQLVLSAMAEQGMIGGSEMTAAISAPATRAAAYWTGSEHYVADRVMEELPGLIGDVRGDVVVETTIDLTLQKLGEASIRRLIAENREKLAVTQGALVSIDGSGAVRAMIGGADYANSQFDRASEARRQPGSAFKPFVFLAALEQGRTPESIRNDAPVRIGKWTPENYNGKYYGEVTLTAALSKSLNSVAAQLAMEAGPKAVVEVAHRLGIESPLAANTSIALGTSEVTPLELTAAYVPFANGGYRPQTHFVQRVKSAASGKVLYEHPQGGIPRVINPQIVAMMNAMMAETIRTGTARKADFGWPAAGKTGTSQNARDAWFVGFTANLTTAVWFGNDDATPMKGVTGGSLPALAWKDFMTAAHEGVPVVALPGAGWRRTLPADEPVRRPSLPVGSPEDEAPAISGAPIRRDETTASIRRPSADVGEDSGPRGSIMDIILGR; from the coding sequence ATGGCCAAGCGCAACAGGAACGTCCGGATCGAGCCGCGCTTCGATGATGCGCGTCCGGCGCGCAGCGCGGGCGACCTGACGGCGAGCGAGGAGGACCGCGTCGTCCAGCCGGGGCGACGCGCGGCACCGGGCGGCAGCAAGGCCTCCCGCGGCACAGGGCGGAAGCCCGCCGCGGGCCGCAGGCGCGCGCCGCGCCGAAGCGGCTTCTCCGTCTTCGGTCTCCTGCGCGGCGGTGCGTACTGGGCACTGGTGGCCTCGATCTGGATCGGCATCGCCGGCGCGGTGATGATCGCCTTCTACGGCGCGCGCATGCCGTCGGCCACCACCTGGTCCGTACCCGACCGCCCCCCCAACGTGCGCATCGTCTCGGCCGACGGCCAGCTGCTCGCCAACCGCGGCATGACCGGCGGCGAGGCGATCGGACTGCACGAGATGTCGCCGCACATCCCGCAGGCCGTCATCGCCATCGAGGACCGGCGGTTCTACTCCCATTTCGGCGTCGACCCGATCGGGCTCGCGCGCGCCATGGCCGCGAACCTCTTCGAGGGGCGGCTGGTGCAGGGGGGGTCGACGCTGACGCAGCAGCTGGCCAAGAACCTGTTCCTCAACGCCGACCGCACGATCGAGCGCAAGGTGCAGGAGGTGCTTCTGTCGCTCTGGCTGGAGCAGAAGCACACCAAGGCCCAGATTCTCGAGATGTATCTCAACCGCGTCTATTTCGGCTCGGGCGCCTATGGCGTCGAAGCCGCCTCGCGGCGCTATTTCGGCAAGTCCGCACGTGACGTGACCCTGTCGGAGGCGGCGCTGCTGGCGGGCCTGCTGAAGGCGCCGTCGCGGCTGTCGCCGGCACGCGATCCAAAGGCTGCCGAGGCGCGGGCGCAGCTGGTCCTGTCGGCCATGGCCGAGCAGGGCATGATCGGCGGCAGCGAGATGACCGCCGCCATCAGTGCCCCGGCCACCCGCGCCGCCGCCTACTGGACCGGTTCGGAGCACTACGTCGCCGACCGCGTGATGGAGGAGCTGCCCGGCCTGATCGGCGACGTCCGCGGCGACGTGGTGGTGGAGACGACGATCGACCTGACGCTGCAGAAGCTCGGCGAGGCCTCGATCCGCAGGCTGATCGCCGAGAACCGGGAGAAGCTCGCCGTGACCCAGGGCGCCCTGGTGTCGATCGACGGTTCGGGCGCGGTGCGTGCGATGATCGGTGGCGCCGACTATGCCAACAGCCAGTTCGATCGCGCCTCGGAAGCCCGCCGCCAGCCGGGTTCGGCCTTCAAGCCCTTCGTGTTCCTCGCAGCCCTCGAGCAGGGCCGGACGCCCGAGAGCATCCGCAACGACGCCCCGGTCAGGATCGGCAAATGGACGCCGGAAAACTACAACGGCAAGTACTACGGCGAGGTGACGCTGACCGCCGCCCTGTCGAAATCGCTCAATTCCGTCGCCGCGCAGCTCGCCATGGAGGCGGGGCCGAAGGCGGTGGTGGAGGTGGCGCACCGGCTCGGCATCGAATCCCCGCTCGCTGCCAACACGTCGATCGCGCTGGGCACGTCTGAGGTGACGCCGCTCGAGCTGACGGCCGCCTACGTGCCCTTCGCCAATGGCGGTTACCGGCCGCAGACGCATTTCGTGCAGCGGGTGAAGAGTGCCGCCTCCGGCAAGGTGCTCTACGAGCACCCGCAGGGCGGCATTCCGCGCGTCATCAATCCGCAGATCGTGGCCATGATGAATGCGATGATGGCCGAGACGATCCGCACCGGCACCGCCCGCAAGGCCGACTTCGGCTGGCCGGCCGCAGGCAAGACGGGGACCAGCCAGAACGCGCGCGACGCCTGGTTCGTCGGCTTCACCGCGAATCTGACCACCGCGGTCTGGTTCGGAAACGACGACGCGACCCCGATGAAGGGCGTGACCGGCGGCTCCCTGCCGGCGCTGGCCTGGAAGGACTTCATGACGGCGGCGCATGAGGGCGTGCCCGTGGTGGCGCTGCCCGGCGCCGGCTGGCGCCGCACCCTGCCCGCCGACGAGCCCGTGCGCAGGCCGTCGCTCCCCGTCGGCTCGCCGGAGGACGAGGCTCCGGCGATTTCGGGCGCGCCGATCCGGCGCGACGAGACCACCGCCTCGATTCGGCGCCCGAGCGCGGACGTCGGGGAGGATTCGGGGCCGCGCGGCTCCATCATGGACATCATCCTCGGACGCTGA
- a CDS encoding SDR family NAD(P)-dependent oxidoreductase — MTNPDSRKTIVLTGASRGIGHATVKRFSREGWRVITCSRQAFSEDCPWPQGAEDHIRVDLTDPEDVGQAVSEIRHRLQALGGRLEALVNNAGISPKLAEGGRMNSIDTPMHVWRDVFQVNFFAPIMLARGLFKELAAARGSIVNVTSIAGTRVHPFAGTAYATSKAALGSLTREMAADFGPHGIRVNAIAPGEIDTAILSPGTDKIVEAIPLRRLGETAEVADIIYFLCSPQASYVSGSEIHINGGQHV; from the coding sequence ATGACGAATCCAGATTCCCGCAAGACCATCGTGCTGACGGGCGCGAGCCGCGGCATCGGCCACGCGACCGTGAAGCGCTTCTCGCGCGAGGGCTGGCGTGTCATCACCTGCTCCAGGCAGGCCTTTTCGGAGGATTGTCCCTGGCCGCAGGGCGCGGAGGACCACATCCGCGTCGACCTTACCGATCCGGAGGACGTCGGCCAGGCGGTCTCCGAGATCCGCCACCGGCTGCAGGCGCTCGGCGGCAGGCTGGAGGCGCTGGTCAACAACGCGGGCATATCGCCGAAGCTCGCCGAGGGCGGCCGGATGAATTCGATCGACACGCCGATGCACGTGTGGCGCGACGTGTTCCAGGTCAACTTCTTCGCGCCGATCATGCTGGCGCGCGGCCTGTTCAAGGAGCTTGCCGCCGCCCGCGGCTCGATCGTCAACGTCACCTCCATCGCCGGCACCCGGGTGCACCCTTTCGCGGGCACCGCCTATGCCACGTCGAAGGCCGCGCTCGGCTCGCTGACGCGGGAGATGGCCGCCGACTTCGGCCCGCACGGCATCCGCGTCAACGCCATCGCGCCCGGCGAGATCGACACCGCCATCCTGTCGCCCGGCACCGACAAGATCGTCGAGGCCATTCCGCTGCGCCGGCTCGGCGAAACGGCGGAGGTGGCCGACATCATCTATTTCCTCTGCTCCCCGCAGGCCTCCTACGTCTCCGGCTCCGAAATCCACATCAATGGCGGCCAGCACGTCTGA
- a CDS encoding PAS and helix-turn-helix domain-containing protein: MDDRDTTLEALAFEHAPVGIVLTENRIIRACNLTFALIFRYDRAELIDQSFAFLYPTYEEFERIRDVGVEPLRRSNEYSDERIMARKDGALFWCRVRGHSFTRDNPLARAVWSFADLSAYRPVMQLTTRERQIVMHLGEGRTSKEIARLLDLSPRTVEAHRARLLKKYCASNVAELLASLSGMPG, translated from the coding sequence TCCGGTCGGGATCGTGCTGACGGAGAACCGGATCATCAGGGCCTGCAACCTGACCTTCGCGCTGATCTTCCGCTACGACAGGGCGGAGCTGATCGACCAGTCCTTCGCCTTCCTCTATCCCACCTACGAGGAGTTCGAGCGGATCCGCGACGTCGGCGTCGAGCCGCTCCGACGTTCCAACGAGTATTCCGACGAACGCATCATGGCGCGCAAGGACGGGGCGCTGTTCTGGTGCCGCGTGCGCGGCCATTCCTTCACCCGCGACAATCCGCTGGCGCGGGCGGTGTGGTCCTTCGCCGACCTGTCGGCCTATCGGCCGGTGATGCAGCTCACCACGCGCGAGCGACAGATCGTGATGCATCTCGGGGAAGGCCGCACGAGCAAGGAGATCGCCCGCCTGCTCGACCTCTCGCCGCGCACGGTGGAAGCGCACCGCGCCCGCCTTCTCAAGAAATACTGCGCCAGCAACGTGGCCGAACTGCTCGCCTCGCTGTCGGGCATGCCCGGCTAA